In a single window of the Gossypium hirsutum isolate 1008001.06 chromosome D02, Gossypium_hirsutum_v2.1, whole genome shotgun sequence genome:
- the LOC107909579 gene encoding 3-ketoacyl-CoA synthase 6: protein MPPASPDFSSSVKLKYVKLGYQYVVDHFLTLLLVPVMVGILIEVVRLGPQEIVNLWNSLHFDLIQILCSSFFIIFIATVYFMSKPRCIYLVDYACYKPPVTCRVPFATFMEHSRLILSNNPKSVEFQMRILERSGLGEETCLPPAIHYIPPKPTMEAARGEAEVVIFSAMDSLFKKTGLKPKDIDILIVNCSLFSPTPSLSAMVINKYKLRSNIKSFNLSGMGCSAGLISIDLARDLLQVHPNSNAVVVSTEIITPNYYQGNERAMLLPNCLFRMGGAAILLSNRRSERRRAKYRLVHVVRTHKGADDKAYRCVFEEEDKDGKVGISLSKDLMAIAGEALKSNITTIGPLVLPGSEQLLFLLTLIGRKVFNPKWKPYIPDFKLAFEHFCIHAGGRAVIDELQKNLQLSAEHVEASRMTLHRFGNTSSSSLWYEMSYLEAKGRMKKGDRIWQIAFGSGFKCNSAVWKCNRTIKKPTDGPWEDCIHRYPVHIPEVVKL from the coding sequence ATGCCTCCAGCCTCGCCCGATTTCTCCAGCTCTGTCAAGCTTAAGTATGTTAAGCTTGGCTACCAATACGTTGTGGATCATTTTCTTACTCTCTTGTTGGTTCCTGTCATGGTTGGTATCCTTATTGAAGTTGTTCGTTTAGGCCCTCAAGAGATTGTTAACCTATGGAACTCCCTCCATTTTGATCTTATTCAGATATTGTGCTCTTCTTTCTTCATCATTTTTATTGCCACTGTTTACTTCATGTCCAAGCCACGATGCATCTACCTTGTGGATTATGCATGCTACAAGCCTCCTGTGACTTGCAGGGTTCCTTTTGCTACTTTCATGGAGCACTCCAGGTTGATTTTGAGCAACAATCCTAAGAGCGTGGAGTTCCAGATGAGGATTCTGGAACGGTCTGGGCTGGGTGAAGAGACTTGTTTGCCTCCTGCTATTCATTACATCCCTCCAAAGCCAACCATGGAGGCCGCTAGAGGCGAGGCTGAGGTTGTTATTTTCTCAGCTATGGATTCGTTGTTCAAGAAAACGGGGCTGAAACCTAAAGACATAGATATTCTTATTGTCAACTGCAGTCTCTTCTCCCCCACGCCATCTTTGTCTGCTATGGTGATCAACAAATACAAGCTGAGGAGTAACATTAAGAGCTTTAATCTTTCGGGAATGGGGTGCAGTGCGGGGCTTATCTCCATTGATTTAGCTCGGGATCTTCTCCAAGTACACCCGAATTCTAATGCAGTTGTTGTCAGCACAGAGATCATCACTCCCAACTACTACCAGGGGAATGAAAGAGCTATGCTCCTTCCCAACTGTCTCTTCCGCATGGGTGGCGCAGCAATCCTGTTGTCGAACCGCCGCTCAGAGAGGCGGAGAGCCAAGTACCGACTTGTCCACGTTGTTCGAACCCACAAAGGGGCCGATGACAAGGCCTACCGATGCGTGTTTGAAGAAGAAGACAAAGACGGCAAAGTTGGGATATCATTATCTAAAGATCTCATGGCTATAGCTGGAGAGGCTTTAAAATCCAACATTACCACAATAGGGCCTTTGGTGCTTCCAGGGTCGGAACAACTCCTATTTCTTCTCACTCTGATCGGGCGTAAAGTCTTCAACCCCAAGTGGAAGCCTTATATCCCAGACTTCAAGCTGGCGTTTGAGCACTTCTGCATCCATGCTGGAGGGCGAGCAGTGATAGATGAACTGCAAAAGAACCTGCAGCTGTCAGCAGAACACGTAGAGGCATCCAGGATGACATTGCACAGATTCGGAAACACCTCCTCCTCATCCTTGTGGTACGAGATGAGCTACCTTGAGGCAAAAGGGAGGATGAAAAAGGGAGATAGGATTTGGCAGATTGCTTTTGGGAGTGGATTCAAGTGTAACAGTGCGGTATGGAAGTGCAATCGAACCATCAAAAAACCAACAGATGGGCCTTGGGAGGATTGCATCCATAGGTATCCCGTTCATATCCCTGAAGTTGTCAAGCTCTAG